One genomic segment of Apostichopus japonicus isolate 1M-3 chromosome 23, ASM3797524v1, whole genome shotgun sequence includes these proteins:
- the LOC139964647 gene encoding struthiocalcin-1-like, which produces MKTSLVIVVLLVSAFAETYGEFRCPKFWTEFNGHCYRYFNQPRLNFDASRSYCQNFRLDPDNCSCRRAGLVTVDSSEENTFLHEWWKSVREPIPDRQHVRIGYTDSGSEGRWRWIDGSTSSYTRWDSGQPDNAGGGQHCAVIWKTSTDFGKWDDEGCGSSRAFICEY; this is translated from the exons ATGAAGACCAGTCTTGTCATTGTTGTTCTGTTGGTTTCTGCGTTCGCAGAAACTTACGGTGAATTCCGATGTCCGAAGTTTTGGACGGAATTCAATGGACATTGCTACAG GTATTTCAACCAGCCTCGCCTAAACTTTGACGCATCGCGGTCCTACTGCCAAAACTTCAGATTGGACCCTGACAACTGCTCCTgtaggcgtgctggtcttgtgACTGTCGACTCATCCGAAGAGAACACCTTTCTCCATGAATGGTGGAAGTCAGTAAGAGAACCAATTCCCGACAGACAG CATGTCAGAATCGGTTACACTGACAGTGGTTCAGAGGGAAGATGGCGGTGGATCGATGGAAGTACTAGCTCCTACACCAGATGGGATAGTGGTCAGCCGGACAATGCCGGAGGGGGTCAGCACTGTGCGGTGATTTGGAAAACATCTACTGACTTCGGAAAATGGGATGATGAAGGCTGCGGCAGCAGCCGGGCATTCATCTGTGAATATTAG